In uncultured Draconibacterium sp., one genomic interval encodes:
- the recG gene encoding ATP-dependent DNA helicase RecG, with protein sequence MPEFLDQEIKFLPGVGPKRAEILFKELKIKTFGDLIYYYPYKYIDRTKFYYISDINTEMAYIQVKGVLRSMETVGTGSKQRLVARFSDSTGTMELVWFRGIKWQKEQLLINKTYIVFGKPTLFSGRISVVHPEMETEQEMQLKPIGLFQGHYNTTEKMKKQFLTSKTINKFQLTLLGLAKGKINETLPEYLTRELKLMPLEQALSAIHKPEKPIELKNATFRLKFEELFFIQLKILALKHNRNQKFKGFHFEKVGYNFNTFYEKFLPFDLTNAQKKVIKEIRRDVNGTSQMNRLLQGDVGSGKTLVALMTMLLAMDNEFQSCLMAPTEILAQQHYQSISRMLDGMSINVGLLTGSTKAKQRRELHAALQSGQMQLIIGTHALIEDTVSFKRLGLVIVDEQHRFGVAQRAKLWKKNDLIPPHILVMTATPIPRTLAMTVYGDLEVSIIDELPPGRKPIQTMHFFENRRAQLNRFLKQQIDKGTQVYIVFPLISESEKMDLKNLEEGYRHISETFPDYKISMVHGKMKPNIKENAMQAFKRGETQIMVATTVIEVGVDVPNAAVMVIESAERFGLSQLHQLRGRVGRGAEQSYCILMSSYKISTESRKRLDTMVRTNDGFEIAEVDMKLRGPGDLEGTQQSGMGFDLKIANLGKDGEILQKARNIANDILDDDPFLQKEQNQLLLKNLLSSKDTSFDWSSIS encoded by the coding sequence ATGCCAGAATTTCTCGATCAGGAAATAAAATTTTTACCCGGCGTGGGGCCAAAACGTGCGGAGATTTTATTCAAAGAGCTGAAAATAAAAACCTTCGGAGATTTGATTTATTATTATCCGTACAAATACATCGACCGCACAAAATTTTATTATATATCCGACATTAACACCGAGATGGCATACATACAGGTGAAAGGTGTTTTGCGCTCGATGGAAACTGTTGGCACCGGAAGTAAACAGCGGCTTGTTGCACGTTTTTCAGATAGCACCGGCACTATGGAATTGGTGTGGTTTAGGGGTATAAAGTGGCAAAAGGAGCAACTCCTGATTAACAAAACCTACATTGTTTTTGGCAAACCGACTCTGTTTAGCGGCCGCATTAGTGTGGTGCACCCCGAAATGGAAACCGAACAAGAAATGCAGCTCAAACCAATCGGGCTTTTTCAGGGGCATTATAACACCACCGAGAAAATGAAAAAGCAGTTTCTCACCTCGAAAACCATTAACAAATTTCAGCTCACTTTGCTGGGATTGGCAAAAGGAAAAATCAATGAAACGCTGCCTGAATACCTCACCCGCGAACTAAAATTAATGCCACTTGAGCAGGCACTTTCTGCCATACATAAACCGGAAAAACCAATTGAACTTAAAAATGCCACCTTCCGCTTAAAGTTTGAGGAGCTCTTTTTTATTCAGCTGAAAATATTGGCATTAAAACACAATCGTAATCAAAAATTCAAGGGATTTCACTTCGAAAAGGTTGGCTATAATTTCAATACGTTTTACGAAAAGTTTTTGCCGTTTGATCTAACCAATGCACAAAAAAAGGTGATCAAGGAAATTCGGCGCGATGTTAACGGCACCTCACAAATGAACCGTTTGCTCCAGGGCGATGTGGGAAGTGGAAAAACGCTGGTGGCGTTAATGACCATGCTATTGGCTATGGACAACGAATTCCAGAGTTGTTTAATGGCACCAACCGAGATTCTAGCCCAGCAACACTACCAATCGATTTCCCGAATGCTGGACGGGATGAGTATAAACGTTGGGCTACTTACCGGATCGACAAAAGCTAAGCAGCGCCGCGAATTGCATGCTGCACTGCAATCGGGACAAATGCAGCTAATTATAGGTACGCATGCATTGATTGAAGATACGGTAAGTTTCAAACGACTGGGATTGGTTATCGTCGACGAGCAACATCGTTTTGGCGTGGCACAACGGGCAAAACTCTGGAAGAAGAACGACCTGATTCCACCTCATATTTTAGTAATGACCGCTACCCCCATTCCACGTACTTTGGCTATGACAGTTTATGGCGATCTGGAAGTGTCGATTATCGATGAATTGCCTCCGGGACGAAAACCGATACAGACCATGCACTTTTTCGAAAACAGAAGAGCGCAGTTAAACCGTTTTTTGAAGCAACAAATCGATAAAGGCACACAGGTTTATATCGTTTTTCCGCTCATTTCGGAGTCGGAAAAAATGGACCTGAAAAACCTGGAGGAAGGTTATCGTCATATTTCGGAGACCTTTCCTGATTACAAGATCAGCATGGTACACGGAAAAATGAAACCGAACATTAAAGAAAATGCCATGCAGGCTTTTAAACGTGGCGAAACGCAAATTATGGTTGCCACAACCGTAATTGAGGTGGGTGTCGATGTGCCAAATGCAGCGGTTATGGTAATTGAAAGCGCCGAACGTTTTGGCTTGTCGCAGTTACACCAGTTGCGTGGCCGTGTGGGACGTGGCGCCGAACAATCGTATTGTATTCTGATGTCGTCGTATAAAATCAGTACCGAAAGCCGCAAACGGCTGGATACGATGGTACGCACTAACGATGGTTTTGAAATTGCAGAAGTAGATATGAAACTTCGTGGCCCCGGTGATTTGGAAGGCACACAACAAAGCGGTATGGGTTTCGACCTGAAAATTGCGAACCTCGGGAAAGATGGCGAGATCCTTCAAAAAGCCCGAAACATTGCCAACGATATTTTGGATGACGATCCGTTTTTACAGAAAGAGCAAAATCAATTGCTTCTTAAAAATCTGTTATCATCAAAGGATACAAGCTTTGACTGGAGTTCGATAAGTTAA
- a CDS encoding aldo/keto reductase, producing the protein MDKVQLPASDVKITPITFGAWAIGGWFWGGAEENESVKAIEAAIANGMTSIDTAPVYGFGQSEEFVGKAIKGKRNKVELLTKFGLVWDRKSGHVHYEKTFDNQGNEVSLYRLGSKESVIKECEDSLRRLGTDYIDLYQQHWPDSSTPVEETMEALEILKDQGKIRAGGVSNYSMNEMEKAEKYFKLSSNQVPYSMVNRGIEDEVVPYCIANDKAIIAYSPLQRGVLTGKITAGFKFAEGDHRPTTPFFKEPNLSRINEFLDKIKPIAEAQQATLAQLVLNWTLLQPGITCVLAGARNEKQVLENIKAMDVLITESDQQQIAFHLNQLKLEI; encoded by the coding sequence ATGGATAAAGTACAGTTACCCGCATCAGACGTAAAAATTACACCAATTACTTTTGGCGCCTGGGCCATCGGCGGATGGTTTTGGGGCGGAGCCGAAGAAAATGAGTCGGTTAAAGCCATTGAAGCAGCTATTGCAAACGGCATGACAAGCATTGATACCGCACCGGTTTACGGTTTTGGGCAAAGCGAAGAGTTTGTAGGGAAAGCGATAAAAGGCAAACGCAACAAGGTTGAACTGTTAACAAAGTTTGGTTTGGTGTGGGACCGGAAATCGGGGCATGTACATTACGAAAAGACTTTCGATAACCAGGGAAACGAGGTAAGCCTGTATCGTTTGGGTAGCAAAGAAAGTGTGATAAAAGAATGTGAGGACAGTTTACGGCGGCTTGGCACCGATTATATAGATCTTTATCAGCAACACTGGCCCGACAGTTCCACACCGGTTGAAGAAACCATGGAAGCACTGGAAATTCTGAAAGATCAGGGGAAAATTCGCGCCGGTGGCGTTAGTAATTATTCGATGAACGAAATGGAGAAAGCCGAAAAGTATTTCAAACTTTCATCGAACCAGGTTCCGTATAGTATGGTTAACCGCGGCATAGAAGATGAAGTGGTTCCGTACTGCATTGCCAACGATAAGGCCATTATTGCCTATAGCCCATTACAAAGAGGTGTTTTAACCGGGAAAATTACTGCCGGCTTTAAATTCGCCGAAGGCGATCATCGGCCAACTACCCCGTTTTTTAAGGAGCCGAATTTGTCGCGAATCAACGAGTTTCTGGATAAAATAAAACCGATTGCTGAAGCCCAACAAGCCACTTTGGCGCAACTGGTTTTAAACTGGACTTTGCTACAACCCGGAATAACCTGTGTCCTCGCCGGTGCCCGAAATGAAAAGCAGGTATTGGAAAATATTAAAGCAATGGATGTCCTGATCACCGAAAGTGACCAACAACAAATTGCATTTCATCTGAATCAATTAAAACTGGAAATTTAA
- the dat gene encoding D-amino-acid transaminase: MNNIVYLNGEYSAADDAKISPNDRGFLFADGVYEVAKYYNGKAFRFQDHLERLNRSLKEIDIDYNTEKLEAVFMELISKNDRLDKHAGIYLQISRGAAKRSHHFPDEIAPTVYAYAFDLPSANEKLENGIKVITRDDIRWQRCDIKSVSLLPNTMLYNEAHQSGAGECILIRDGKVTEATHSSVLCVKNGTIVTRPLSNLILPGITRKVIMELCTANNIPVEERLYSQEELYEMDEVFIAGTGSEICPVVQIEDKLVGNGKPGEVTRLLQKLFFELT; encoded by the coding sequence ATGAACAATATCGTTTATCTGAACGGAGAATATAGTGCAGCCGACGATGCAAAGATTTCACCAAACGACAGGGGATTTCTTTTTGCCGATGGTGTTTACGAAGTAGCCAAATATTACAATGGTAAGGCTTTTCGTTTTCAGGATCATTTAGAGCGCCTGAACCGGAGTTTAAAGGAGATTGATATTGATTATAATACCGAAAAACTTGAGGCTGTTTTTATGGAGCTGATCAGTAAAAATGATAGGCTTGACAAACATGCCGGAATCTACCTGCAAATTTCGCGGGGCGCAGCCAAACGTTCGCATCATTTTCCTGATGAAATTGCACCAACCGTTTATGCTTATGCTTTTGATCTGCCTTCGGCCAACGAAAAACTCGAGAATGGGATAAAAGTAATTACCCGTGACGATATTCGCTGGCAACGCTGCGATATTAAATCGGTTTCGTTGCTGCCCAATACTATGCTTTATAACGAAGCGCACCAAAGCGGGGCAGGCGAGTGTATTCTTATTCGTGACGGAAAGGTTACCGAGGCCACACATTCCAGCGTACTCTGTGTAAAAAATGGCACCATAGTAACACGGCCCTTATCAAACCTGATTTTACCCGGCATAACCCGAAAAGTAATCATGGAATTGTGCACGGCCAATAATATTCCGGTTGAAGAACGCTTGTACTCGCAGGAAGAGCTTTACGAAATGGACGAAGTTTTTATCGCAGGTACGGGAAGCGAAATTTGCCCTGTTGTTCAAATCGAAGACAAATTGGTTGGCAATGGAAAACCTGGTGAAGTCACACGTTTGTTACAAAAACTTTTCTTCGAGTTGACTTAG
- a CDS encoding RNA-binding protein, protein MNIYIGNLPFNMGEEDLREIFEEYGEVASAKIIMDKFTGRSKGFGFIEMEDDSEANKAIEELNNAEVAGRNIKVNESKPRENNNRGGGGGGYNRGGGGGYGRRDRY, encoded by the coding sequence ATGAACATTTACATTGGAAATTTGCCCTTCAACATGGGTGAAGAAGATTTGAGAGAAATTTTTGAAGAGTATGGTGAAGTTGCTTCAGCTAAAATTATCATGGATAAATTTACTGGAAGAAGCAAAGGATTCGGTTTTATTGAAATGGAAGACGATTCTGAAGCTAACAAAGCTATCGAAGAATTGAACAACGCTGAGGTTGCAGGTCGTAACATTAAAGTTAACGAATCAAAACCTCGCGAAAATAACAACCGTGGCGGTGGCGGCGGTGGTTACAACCGTGGTGGCGGTGGTGGTTACGGACGTCGTGACCGTTACTAG
- a CDS encoding tRNA threonylcarbamoyladenosine dehydratase codes for MHWLERTELLLGEEKLAKLKNANVLVVGLGGVGAYAAEQLCRAGIGKMTIVDGDVVEESNRNRQLPALISTKGQPKAEILAKRFMDINPELELTIVNDYIHDQQTIELLNSAPFDYVVDAIDTLSPKVFLVYHALQLKLRVISSMGAGGKMDPSKIEITDIKKSHNCKLAKMMRKRLGRLGVKKGVKVVFSSEDIDEKAVRIEEGRNKKSTVGTISYMPPLFGGFIASAVIRDLIAE; via the coding sequence ATGCACTGGTTAGAACGTACTGAGTTATTGTTAGGAGAAGAAAAACTGGCCAAACTTAAGAATGCAAATGTGCTGGTTGTTGGCTTAGGTGGAGTTGGCGCTTATGCGGCAGAACAATTATGCCGTGCGGGAATTGGGAAAATGACAATCGTTGATGGCGATGTAGTGGAAGAAAGTAACCGGAACCGCCAGTTGCCCGCGCTTATAAGTACCAAAGGGCAACCAAAAGCTGAAATTCTGGCCAAACGTTTTATGGATATAAATCCGGAGCTGGAATTGACAATTGTAAATGATTACATTCACGACCAGCAGACCATCGAACTCCTAAACAGTGCGCCTTTTGATTATGTTGTTGATGCCATTGATACACTTTCTCCAAAGGTATTCCTGGTTTATCATGCACTTCAATTAAAACTTCGAGTGATCAGTTCGATGGGGGCAGGCGGAAAAATGGATCCGTCGAAAATAGAAATCACCGACATTAAAAAATCGCACAATTGCAAACTGGCAAAAATGATGCGTAAACGTCTCGGTCGTCTTGGAGTTAAAAAAGGTGTAAAAGTGGTTTTCTCTTCCGAGGATATCGACGAAAAGGCCGTACGTATTGAGGAAGGCCGGAATAAAAAATCAACTGTAGGTACAATATCGTACATGCCACCGCTGTTTGGAGGCTTTATTGCCAGCGCAGTAATTCGCGATCTGATTGCGGAATAA
- a CDS encoding TatD family hydrolase has product MSSIPYIDIHTHPFHNEIETITVQNIFPGDGFAAFNGRNFYSVGLHPWHLGSKQENNEAMQMVEEALEFDHVIFVGEAGLDKITGGDFIEQLRIFEAQAVIAEEYQYPLIIHCVKALNEVIALREKLNPVMPWIMHGYNGSVEITKQLLDKGFLFSFGKNLFREDSKAVKSFKYLPLNKIFFETDELDLNVDTIYEQAAALKEMPVELLKEAVWKNFNQIENSLMPGRI; this is encoded by the coding sequence ATGAGTTCAATTCCCTATATCGATATTCACACACATCCGTTTCATAACGAGATTGAAACGATAACGGTACAAAATATATTTCCGGGCGATGGATTTGCGGCTTTTAACGGGCGTAATTTTTATTCGGTCGGACTGCATCCGTGGCATCTTGGCAGCAAACAGGAAAACAACGAAGCGATGCAGATGGTAGAGGAAGCACTTGAATTTGATCATGTAATTTTTGTGGGAGAAGCGGGTCTCGATAAAATTACCGGCGGCGATTTTATCGAGCAACTTAGGATTTTTGAAGCGCAAGCCGTTATTGCCGAAGAGTATCAATATCCGTTGATCATTCATTGTGTGAAAGCTTTGAATGAGGTAATTGCACTTCGTGAAAAACTAAATCCCGTTATGCCGTGGATCATGCATGGATACAACGGTAGTGTTGAAATTACAAAACAACTTCTGGATAAAGGGTTTTTGTTTTCGTTTGGTAAAAATCTTTTCCGGGAGGATTCAAAAGCCGTAAAATCATTTAAATATCTTCCGCTAAATAAAATTTTCTTCGAAACCGACGAACTGGATTTAAACGTAGATACTATTTACGAGCAGGCAGCAGCTTTAAAGGAAATGCCGGTTGAGCTACTAAAAGAGGCTGTTTGGAAGAATTTCAACCAGATAGAAAATTCGTTGATGCCCGGAAGAATTTAA
- the elbB gene encoding isoprenoid biosynthesis glyoxalase ElbB: MKNIAVVLAGNGVYDGAEIHEATLTLLAIAQQGAAYQCFAPDVDQAHVVNHISGEEMPETRNVMIEAARIARGNIKALSEYKAADYDAIIFPGGFGAAKNLCTFAFDGPDCKVNPDVEKAIKTTVEAEKPVGALCISPAIIAKVLGDVKLTIGQDKGTAEALESLGATHVATTHGEIVVDEKYKVITTPCYMLDATITQIADGASNVVAKMLEMI, translated from the coding sequence ATGAAAAATATAGCAGTAGTATTGGCTGGAAATGGTGTTTATGATGGTGCAGAAATTCATGAAGCCACATTAACTTTATTGGCCATTGCACAGCAGGGTGCGGCTTATCAGTGTTTTGCTCCTGATGTGGATCAGGCGCATGTGGTAAATCATATTTCAGGAGAAGAAATGCCCGAAACCCGTAATGTAATGATAGAAGCCGCCAGAATTGCTCGCGGTAATATTAAAGCATTGTCGGAGTATAAAGCTGCCGATTACGATGCAATTATTTTTCCAGGCGGTTTTGGTGCTGCCAAGAACCTTTGCACATTTGCTTTTGATGGCCCCGATTGTAAGGTAAATCCTGATGTTGAAAAAGCCATTAAAACTACTGTTGAAGCAGAAAAACCTGTAGGAGCGCTGTGCATTTCGCCGGCAATTATTGCCAAAGTTTTAGGCGACGTAAAACTTACCATTGGTCAGGATAAAGGAACTGCCGAAGCGCTGGAATCGTTGGGGGCCACACACGTTGCCACTACACATGGCGAAATTGTGGTTGACGAAAAATACAAAGTAATTACAACGCCTTGTTATATGCTTGATGCTACTATCACGCAAATTGCAGACGGCGCTTCAAATGTGGTTGCTAAAATGCTGGAGATGATATAA
- the metA gene encoding homoserine O-succinyltransferase produces MPLNINDKLPAIEILREENIFVMDSSRASHQDIRPLKIVILNLMPLKISTETDLLRLLSNSPLQIEIDFLKIKGHTPKNTPSEHMSEFYDTFDELKNKKYDGMIITGAPVEQLEFEDVTYWDEMKEILDWAEHHVTSSLFICWAAQAALFHYYKVPKYPLNNKMFGVFEHQLSDNTLPIFRGFDDVFNIPHSRHTEIRKEDIEKVDELKVISYSDEAGVSIVKAKNGRQLFITGHSEYSRNTLDGEYKRDMAKNLPIEIPKNYYQNNDPSKTPVMRWKSTANLLFSNWLNYYVYQETPYDLEQIS; encoded by the coding sequence ATGCCATTAAATATAAACGACAAATTACCGGCAATTGAAATACTTCGCGAGGAGAATATTTTTGTGATGGATTCATCGCGGGCATCGCACCAGGATATTCGACCACTAAAAATTGTGATCTTAAACCTGATGCCGCTGAAAATATCAACAGAAACGGATCTGCTTCGTTTGTTGTCCAATTCTCCTTTACAGATTGAGATCGACTTTCTGAAAATAAAAGGACATACGCCAAAGAACACGCCATCGGAGCACATGAGTGAGTTTTACGACACTTTTGATGAATTAAAAAACAAAAAGTACGATGGTATGATTATTACAGGGGCCCCGGTTGAACAGCTTGAATTTGAGGATGTAACGTATTGGGATGAAATGAAGGAGATCCTGGATTGGGCTGAGCATCATGTAACTTCGTCGTTATTTATTTGCTGGGCGGCACAGGCGGCTTTGTTTCATTATTACAAGGTACCCAAATATCCGCTCAATAATAAAATGTTTGGCGTTTTCGAGCATCAGTTGTCGGACAATACGCTGCCTATATTCAGAGGGTTTGATGATGTCTTTAATATCCCACACTCGCGTCATACCGAAATTCGCAAAGAGGATATCGAGAAAGTGGATGAGCTGAAGGTTATTTCCTATTCGGATGAAGCTGGTGTGTCAATTGTAAAAGCCAAAAACGGCCGACAGCTATTTATTACCGGACATTCTGAATATTCAAGAAACACACTGGATGGAGAATATAAGCGCGATATGGCCAAAAATTTACCCATTGAAATTCCTAAAAATTACTACCAGAATAACGATCCGTCGAAAACTCCGGTTATGCGCTGGAAATCAACGGCAAACCTGTTGTTCTCCAACTGGCTGAATTATTACGTTTACCAGGAAACACCCTACGATCTGGAGCAGATTAGTTGA
- a CDS encoding O-acetylhomoserine aminocarboxypropyltransferase/cysteine synthase gives MTTQKLNFETLQLHAGQQPDSATNSRAVPIYQTSSYVFNDADHAANLFALKEFGNIYTRIMNPTSDVFEQRIAALEGGVAALSVASGHAAQFIALNNILDIGDNIVSSPYLYGGTYNQFKVTFKRLGIEARLTDDLEAASFEKLIDDKTKAIYLETIGNPGFVIPDFDAIAAVAKKYDIPFIVDNTFAGGGYLFRPIEHGADIVVESATKWIGGHGTSIGGVIVDAGTYNWGNGKFPGFTEPSEGYHGLKYWDVFNFDGPFGNIAFIIKARVEGLRDFGSAISPFNSFLLLQGLETLSLRMDRHVENTLAVAKWLEAHPKVESVNYPGLESSPSYANAQKYLPKGAGGVLSFNVKGDKETANQVVNNLELVSHLANVGDAKTLIIQPAATTHQQLSEEAQAAAGVTPTQLRVSVGLEHIDDIIADFEQALAKV, from the coding sequence ATGACTACACAAAAATTAAATTTCGAAACACTGCAATTGCATGCAGGACAACAACCCGATTCAGCAACAAACTCGCGTGCTGTGCCAATTTACCAAACATCGTCGTACGTGTTTAACGATGCCGATCATGCGGCTAATTTGTTTGCCCTAAAAGAGTTTGGCAACATTTACACACGAATTATGAATCCAACTTCGGATGTGTTTGAGCAGCGTATTGCTGCGCTCGAAGGGGGAGTGGCAGCACTTTCGGTGGCTTCGGGACATGCCGCGCAGTTTATTGCGTTGAATAATATTCTGGATATTGGCGACAACATTGTTTCATCGCCTTATTTATACGGCGGAACATACAACCAGTTTAAGGTTACTTTTAAACGACTGGGAATTGAAGCCCGCTTAACAGATGATCTGGAAGCTGCATCGTTCGAGAAACTTATCGATGACAAAACAAAAGCTATTTATTTGGAGACCATTGGAAATCCGGGATTTGTAATTCCTGATTTTGATGCAATTGCTGCAGTGGCTAAAAAATACGATATCCCGTTTATTGTTGACAACACTTTTGCCGGCGGTGGTTACTTATTTCGTCCGATTGAACACGGTGCCGACATTGTTGTGGAATCGGCAACCAAATGGATTGGCGGTCACGGAACCAGCATTGGCGGTGTAATTGTTGACGCCGGAACCTACAACTGGGGTAACGGTAAATTCCCTGGTTTCACCGAGCCATCGGAAGGTTACCACGGGTTGAAGTACTGGGATGTGTTTAACTTCGACGGACCATTCGGAAATATCGCATTTATTATAAAAGCACGTGTTGAAGGATTGCGCGATTTTGGTTCGGCAATCAGTCCGTTTAACTCATTCCTGCTTTTACAGGGGCTGGAAACGCTGTCGCTAAGAATGGATCGCCATGTGGAAAACACGCTGGCAGTGGCCAAGTGGCTTGAAGCACATCCGAAAGTGGAGAGTGTAAATTACCCGGGACTGGAAAGCAGCCCGTCGTATGCCAACGCACAGAAATATTTACCAAAAGGTGCCGGCGGTGTACTGTCGTTTAATGTTAAAGGTGATAAAGAAACAGCCAACCAGGTGGTAAATAACCTGGAGCTGGTAAGTCACCTGGCTAACGTTGGCGACGCCAAAACCCTGATCATTCAGCCGGCAGCAACAACGCACCAGCAATTATCAGAAGAAGCGCAGGCAGCAGCAGGTGTAACACCAACACAATTGCGTGTTAGTGTTGGTTTGGAACACATCGACGATATTATTGCCGACTTTGAACAGGCATTGGCTAAAGTTTAA
- a CDS encoding ACT domain-containing protein, whose protein sequence is MSNNVIRFGGSHIGNQIALQNLQAWLTGSNSRNYVVVSAIPQLLDLIQFNLQQVFLQELDEEGLLDEISGFYIGRVDEQPSEAYSKLAKQLVGLLKGIGLIGDYSRALKDQVLSFAEKLSVEILSSLWNEASIIHPEEIDLQVSSDFGNATFLSVDTDKLNNLDEGVYLIPGTFGVDENNKLARTGKTAADYTAAFLTKELGVDTLKLWGLDNVFQRAKPAIIDNPEIIKRLTYSEASELAYFEHYSFHPRTVEPLEHAHIPIQVLSAETDDGKVQTVINTETYIEEQIVKSVACTDDISLLKLDGPGVGLKPGILAKVTNQLNDAGLNIKSVITSQTSINFILSKENGAKALKLVHKLGFSAVTDIKVVNDVALIGIVGHGMQQAYGVSAKIFAAVANNKINVILSGSGASDLVSYLVVQESDKEKSVREIYNAFF, encoded by the coding sequence ATGTCGAATAATGTTATTCGATTTGGTGGAAGCCATATTGGCAACCAAATAGCATTACAAAATTTACAAGCCTGGTTAACGGGCAGCAACAGTCGTAATTATGTGGTAGTTTCGGCTATTCCCCAATTACTCGATCTTATTCAGTTTAATCTGCAACAGGTATTTCTTCAAGAATTGGATGAAGAGGGTTTACTAGACGAGATTTCAGGATTTTATATCGGTAGAGTTGATGAGCAACCGTCCGAAGCGTATTCAAAGTTAGCCAAGCAGTTGGTTGGATTACTAAAAGGAATCGGGCTTATCGGCGATTATTCGAGGGCTTTAAAAGATCAGGTATTGAGTTTTGCTGAAAAACTGTCGGTCGAGATTCTATCGTCGCTCTGGAACGAAGCAAGTATCATACATCCTGAAGAAATTGATTTGCAAGTGTCATCCGATTTCGGGAATGCAACTTTCCTTTCGGTCGATACAGATAAACTCAATAATTTGGATGAAGGTGTTTACCTGATTCCCGGAACTTTTGGAGTGGACGAGAACAATAAACTGGCGCGAACCGGTAAAACAGCAGCCGATTACACGGCAGCTTTTCTTACCAAAGAATTGGGTGTAGACACGTTAAAACTTTGGGGCCTCGATAACGTTTTTCAGCGGGCCAAACCTGCAATTATCGACAATCCCGAAATTATTAAGCGTCTTACGTATTCCGAGGCAAGTGAGCTGGCCTATTTCGAGCACTACTCGTTTCACCCGCGAACCGTGGAACCGCTGGAACATGCACATATCCCGATTCAGGTACTGAGCGCTGAAACAGATGATGGCAAAGTTCAAACCGTTATCAACACCGAAACTTACATTGAAGAGCAGATTGTAAAAAGCGTAGCCTGCACCGACGATATTTCGCTGCTGAAACTTGACGGGCCAGGCGTTGGTTTAAAACCGGGTATCCTGGCAAAAGTTACCAACCAGTTGAACGATGCCGGGTTAAACATTAAGTCGGTGATTACCTCGCAAACGTCTATCAATTTTATCTTAAGCAAAGAAAATGGTGCAAAAGCGCTAAAACTCGTGCACAAATTGGGCTTTTCGGCTGTTACTGATATCAAAGTGGTGAACGACGTGGCACTGATTGGTATTGTAGGCCACGGAATGCAACAGGCTTACGGCGTATCGGCAAAGATATTTGCTGCAGTGGCCAACAATAAAATTAATGTAATACTAAGCGGCTCCGGAGCATCCGACCTTGTAAGCTATTTGGTGGTGCAGGAATCCGACAAAGAAAAAAGTGTACGAGAAATTTATAACGCTTTTTTCTAA
- a CDS encoding outer membrane beta-barrel protein — protein sequence MKQTLIIISILFLGVINLRAQFVDRYGVFVGTNYTTQKWSYQILSQWEVNTDYRFGFAAFLSAEKDLNKLFVLRSDIGYVQKGFLNDQELYLVDGADAGTIDRDVIFHNLALDFTCRLAPFVTNFSPYVLLGARGEYLLAYKDSYFTEVESGLRFPVFGDRIDSFNKFCLNGVAGAGVELGKSIYFEIEYSHNLTRKTDDMSLVIEDICWTAKLGYYFRAK from the coding sequence ATGAAACAAACACTCATTATTATTTCCATTCTTTTTTTAGGAGTAATTAACTTAAGAGCCCAATTTGTAGATCGTTATGGCGTCTTTGTTGGAACTAATTACACAACACAGAAATGGAGTTATCAAATTTTATCGCAATGGGAGGTCAATACAGACTACCGTTTTGGATTTGCTGCTTTTCTTTCGGCAGAAAAAGATTTAAATAAACTGTTTGTTCTCCGATCAGATATCGGATATGTGCAAAAAGGATTTCTAAATGATCAGGAGTTATATCTTGTAGATGGAGCTGATGCCGGAACAATTGACAGAGATGTAATTTTTCATAACCTGGCACTTGACTTCACTTGCAGATTAGCACCATTTGTAACTAATTTTTCTCCTTACGTTTTATTGGGAGCAAGAGGGGAATATTTGCTTGCCTATAAAGATTCATATTTTACAGAAGTGGAATCCGGATTGAGATTTCCTGTATTCGGGGATCGCATTGATTCATTTAATAAGTTTTGTTTAAATGGGGTGGCAGGAGCCGGTGTAGAACTGGGTAAGTCGATTTATTTCGAGATAGAATATAGTCACAACTTAACGCGCAAAACTGATGATATGTCCTTAGTAATAGAAGATATTTGTTGGACAGCAAAACTTGGGTATTATTTTAGAGCCAAATAA